A single region of the Triticum dicoccoides isolate Atlit2015 ecotype Zavitan chromosome 2B, WEW_v2.0, whole genome shotgun sequence genome encodes:
- the LOC119362627 gene encoding wall-associated receptor kinase 1-like isoform X1: protein MTTTRSSQSHHSQPLPIILVLLAAAASTRLILQAAATAEQDEKQPITLPGCPDRCGDTLIPFPFGTKPGCFREGFQVTCNDSFTPHRAFLAYAGVNQHIAEIYYKVGWHHPVWRTDHGNTALELIDISVADGEARAYGLVLSLCNAANLSGDYVAKCQNLALGERGPFLLSVTRNLLVGVGWRVEPKIMSYLWSAYRNSTYEFSLACLSDLMGMPKLLQLATNGSCSSRGCCQAALPEAAPLTDFGTWFSIEDNPMWQTNPCTYAMVVESDWYRFSTPDLYGVEVLPRRYPRGIPFVLDFSIRNGACPGKGQKPPPDYACVSGNSYCANATGGAAHGYVCRCLEHYDGNPYIANGCQDIDECKLRKLNPELYPCSSDGICKNRLEGYDCPCKLGMKGDGIKGTCTDKFPLVAQVIVGGIGGIFIIAAISFLILLHKEKQKTREFYQKNGGPTLEKAKFIKLFKKEELKPILKSSNFIGKGGFGEVYKGFLDNEEVAVKKPISGTMLENEQFANEVIIQSRVIHKNIVRLIGCCLEVDIPMLVYEFLSNGSLDDILHGKKKVTLNLGVRLSIAIESADALVYMHSKTNAKIIHGDVKPANILLDDKFAPKISDFGISRLIARDKKHTGSVIGDMSYIDPVYLQTGLLTEKSDVYSFGVVILELISGQKATHSDGGSLVNSFLEAGKKEKKVTELFDKEIVVAGDLEILDSLAAIALECLNLDVDQRPSMTEVVERLLIMNRSRKS from the exons ATGACCACCACGCGAAGCTCCCAATCCCATCACTCCCAGCCACTGCCAATAATCCTAGTCCTCCTTGCAGCAGCAGCATCAACTCGCTTGATCTTACAGGCTGCTGCTACTGCAGAACAAGATGAGAAGCAGCCGATCACGCTTCCGGGTTGCCCCGACAGGTGCGGCGACACTCTCATCCCCTTCCCATTCGGCACGAAGCCCGGCTGCTTCCGCGAGGGCTTCCAGGTCACCTGCAACGACTCCTTCACTCCCCACCGCGCCTTTCTCGCCTACGCCGGAGTAAACCAGCACATAGCCGAGATATACTACAAGGTGGGGTGGCACCATCCTGTGTGGAGGACCGACCATGGCAACACGGCCCTGGAGCTCATAGACATATCGGTGGCCGACGGCGAGGCGCGCGCTTATGGCCTCGTTTTGTCCCTCTGCAACGCCGCCAACCTCAGTGGCGACTACGTCGCCAAGTGCCAGAACTTGGCGCTGGGCGAGAGGGGCCCGTTCCTGCTGTCGGTGACGCGCAACCTCCTCGTCGGCGTGGGCTGGAGGGTGGAACCCAAGATCATGAGCTACCTGTGGTCAGCGTACCGGAACTCCACCTATGAGTTCTCGCTCGCCTGCCTCTCGGACCTTATGGGCATGCCCAAGCTCCTGCAGCTGGCGACCAATGGGTCATGCTCCAGCCGGGGCTGCTGCCAGGCCGCGCTGCCGGAGGCGGCTCCGCTCACCGACTTCGGGACGTGGTTCAGCATCGAGGACAACCCCATGTGGCAGACCAACCCGTGCACCTACGCCATGGTGGTCGAGAGCGACTGGTACCGCTTCTCCACGCCGGACCTGTACGGCGTCGAGGTGCTGCCCAGGAGGTACCCAAGGGGCATCCCCTTCGTGCTCGACTTCTCCATCCGGAACGGTGCATGCCCGGGGAAAGGCCAGAAACCACCTCCGGACTACGCCTGCGTCAGCGGCAACAGCTATTGCGCCAACGCGACAGGTGGTGCTGCCCATGGCTATGTGTGCAGGTGCTTGGAACATTACGATGGCAACCCTTACATCGCCAATGGATGCCAAG aCATCGACGAGTGCAAGCTCCGAAAACTGAATCCTGAGTTGTATCCTTGTTCGAGTGATGGGATCTGCAAGAACAGGCTGGAAGGCTATGACTGTCCATGTAAACTCGGAATGAAAGGTGACGGTATAAAAGGAACTTGCACCGATAAATTCCCCCTAGTAGCACAGGTGATTGTGG GTGGAATAGGTGGTATTTTTATCATCGCGGCTATATCATTCCTTATTCTTCTTcacaaagagaaacaaaagacaagagAGTTTTATCAAAAGAACGGCGGGCCTACATTAGAGAAGGCAAAGttcataaaacttttcaaaaaggaggaGCTCAAGCCAATTTTGAAGAGTAGCAATTTCATTGGAAAAGGTGGCTTTGGTGAAGTTTATAAGGGCTTTCTTGATAATGAAGAAGTTGCGGTAAAGAAGCCAATTAGTGGTACTATGCTAGAGAATGAACAGTTTGCAAACGAAGTCATCATTCAGTCTCGAGTAATCCACAAGAACATCGTTAGGCTCATAGGTTGTTGCCTAGAAGTTGATATCCCGATGTTGGTCTATGAGTTTCTCTCCAATGGTAGCCTTGATGACATTCTTCACGGCAAAAAGAAGGTGACGCTCAACTTGGGTGTGCGTTTAAGTATTGCTATCGAATCGGCAGATGCTCTGGTCTATATGCACTcaaaaaccaatgccaaaatcataCATGGTGATGTTAAACCTGCAAATATACTCTTGGATGATAAGTTTGCGCCGAAGATCTCAGACTTTGGCATATCAAGGTTGATTGCGAGAGACAAAAAACACACCGGATCTGTCATTGGTGACATGAGTTATATCGATCCAGTGTATCTACAAACTGGCCTACTAACCGAGAAAAGTGATGTCTACAGTTTTGGTGTTGTCATACTGGAACTTATTAGTGGGCAGAAAGCCACACATTCTGATGGCGGCAGCTTAGTAAACAGTTTCCTTGAAGCTGGGAAGAAAGAGAAGAAAGTGACAGAGTTGTTTGACAAGGAAATTGTAGTCGCAGGAGATTTGGAGATTCTTGATAGTTTGGCAGCGATCGCTTTGGAATGTCTTAACCTTGATGTGGATCAAAGACCATCGATGACAGAGGTAGTAGAGCGCCTTCTCATAATGAACCGGTCTCGTAAGTCGTAA
- the LOC119362627 gene encoding wall-associated receptor kinase 4-like isoform X2: MTTTRSSQSHHSQPLPIILVLLAAAASTRLILQAAATAEQDEKQPITLPGCPDRCGDTLIPFPFGTKPGCFREGFQVTCNDSFTPHRAFLAYAGVNQHIAEIYYKVGWHHPVWRTDHGNTALELIDISVADGEARAYGLVLSLCNAANLSGDYVAKCQNLALGERGPFLLSVTRNLLVGVGWRVEPKIMSYLWSAYRNSTYEFSLACLSDLMGMPKLLQLATNGSCSSRGCCQAALPEAAPLTDFGTWFSIEDNPMWQTNPCTYAMVVESDWYRFSTPDLYGVEVLPRRYPRGIPFVLDFSIRNGACPGKGQKPPPDYACVSGNSYCANATGGAAHGYVCRCLEHYDGNPYIANGCQDIDECKLRKLNPELYPCSSDGICKNRLEGYDCPCKLGMKGDGIKGTCTDKFPLVAQVIVGGIGGIFIIAAISFLILLHKEKQKTREFYQKNGGPTLEKAKFIKLFKKEELKPILKSSNFIGKGGFGEVYKGFLDNEEVAVKKPISGTMLENEQFANEVIIQSRVIHKNIVRLIGCCLEVDIPMLVYEFLSNGSLDDILHGKKKVTLNLGVRLSIAIESADALVYMHSKTNAKIIHGDVKPANILLDDKFAPKISDFGISRLIARDKKHTGSVIGDMSYIDPVYLQTGLLTEKSDVYSFGVVILELISGQKATHSDGGSLVNSFLEAGKKEKKVTELFDKEIVVAGDLEILDSLAAIALECLNLDVDQRPSMTEFGIL; the protein is encoded by the exons ATGACCACCACGCGAAGCTCCCAATCCCATCACTCCCAGCCACTGCCAATAATCCTAGTCCTCCTTGCAGCAGCAGCATCAACTCGCTTGATCTTACAGGCTGCTGCTACTGCAGAACAAGATGAGAAGCAGCCGATCACGCTTCCGGGTTGCCCCGACAGGTGCGGCGACACTCTCATCCCCTTCCCATTCGGCACGAAGCCCGGCTGCTTCCGCGAGGGCTTCCAGGTCACCTGCAACGACTCCTTCACTCCCCACCGCGCCTTTCTCGCCTACGCCGGAGTAAACCAGCACATAGCCGAGATATACTACAAGGTGGGGTGGCACCATCCTGTGTGGAGGACCGACCATGGCAACACGGCCCTGGAGCTCATAGACATATCGGTGGCCGACGGCGAGGCGCGCGCTTATGGCCTCGTTTTGTCCCTCTGCAACGCCGCCAACCTCAGTGGCGACTACGTCGCCAAGTGCCAGAACTTGGCGCTGGGCGAGAGGGGCCCGTTCCTGCTGTCGGTGACGCGCAACCTCCTCGTCGGCGTGGGCTGGAGGGTGGAACCCAAGATCATGAGCTACCTGTGGTCAGCGTACCGGAACTCCACCTATGAGTTCTCGCTCGCCTGCCTCTCGGACCTTATGGGCATGCCCAAGCTCCTGCAGCTGGCGACCAATGGGTCATGCTCCAGCCGGGGCTGCTGCCAGGCCGCGCTGCCGGAGGCGGCTCCGCTCACCGACTTCGGGACGTGGTTCAGCATCGAGGACAACCCCATGTGGCAGACCAACCCGTGCACCTACGCCATGGTGGTCGAGAGCGACTGGTACCGCTTCTCCACGCCGGACCTGTACGGCGTCGAGGTGCTGCCCAGGAGGTACCCAAGGGGCATCCCCTTCGTGCTCGACTTCTCCATCCGGAACGGTGCATGCCCGGGGAAAGGCCAGAAACCACCTCCGGACTACGCCTGCGTCAGCGGCAACAGCTATTGCGCCAACGCGACAGGTGGTGCTGCCCATGGCTATGTGTGCAGGTGCTTGGAACATTACGATGGCAACCCTTACATCGCCAATGGATGCCAAG aCATCGACGAGTGCAAGCTCCGAAAACTGAATCCTGAGTTGTATCCTTGTTCGAGTGATGGGATCTGCAAGAACAGGCTGGAAGGCTATGACTGTCCATGTAAACTCGGAATGAAAGGTGACGGTATAAAAGGAACTTGCACCGATAAATTCCCCCTAGTAGCACAGGTGATTGTGG GTGGAATAGGTGGTATTTTTATCATCGCGGCTATATCATTCCTTATTCTTCTTcacaaagagaaacaaaagacaagagAGTTTTATCAAAAGAACGGCGGGCCTACATTAGAGAAGGCAAAGttcataaaacttttcaaaaaggaggaGCTCAAGCCAATTTTGAAGAGTAGCAATTTCATTGGAAAAGGTGGCTTTGGTGAAGTTTATAAGGGCTTTCTTGATAATGAAGAAGTTGCGGTAAAGAAGCCAATTAGTGGTACTATGCTAGAGAATGAACAGTTTGCAAACGAAGTCATCATTCAGTCTCGAGTAATCCACAAGAACATCGTTAGGCTCATAGGTTGTTGCCTAGAAGTTGATATCCCGATGTTGGTCTATGAGTTTCTCTCCAATGGTAGCCTTGATGACATTCTTCACGGCAAAAAGAAGGTGACGCTCAACTTGGGTGTGCGTTTAAGTATTGCTATCGAATCGGCAGATGCTCTGGTCTATATGCACTcaaaaaccaatgccaaaatcataCATGGTGATGTTAAACCTGCAAATATACTCTTGGATGATAAGTTTGCGCCGAAGATCTCAGACTTTGGCATATCAAGGTTGATTGCGAGAGACAAAAAACACACCGGATCTGTCATTGGTGACATGAGTTATATCGATCCAGTGTATCTACAAACTGGCCTACTAACCGAGAAAAGTGATGTCTACAGTTTTGGTGTTGTCATACTGGAACTTATTAGTGGGCAGAAAGCCACACATTCTGATGGCGGCAGCTTAGTAAACAGTTTCCTTGAAGCTGGGAAGAAAGAGAAGAAAGTGACAGAGTTGTTTGACAAGGAAATTGTAGTCGCAGGAGATTTGGAGATTCTTGATAGTTTGGCAGCGATCGCTTTGGAATGTCTTAACCTTGATGTGGATCAAAGACCATCGATGACAGAG TTCGGGATTCTATAG